A stretch of the bacterium genome encodes the following:
- a CDS encoding FAD/NAD(P)-binding protein produces the protein MSTVPGARQTAALPPAADPMAPTPFCVRRTRRESHDVVTLEAEPAAGSGEFVFAPGQFNMLYLFGHGEAAISISGDPATPQVLVHTVRAVGSVTDALCHLRKGQVLGVRGPFGSGWPVDEAAGGDLVIVAGGVGLPPLRPVLYRVLAQRDRYRRVALLYGARTPADLLYQREVARWRGRFDVQVEATVDAAPSESWRGHVGVVTTLIARAEFEPAATTVMVCGPEVMMRFAIADVLGRGVPPGRIYLSMERNMKCAIGFCGHCQLGPTFVCRDGPVFRYDRVEPLLRVREL, from the coding sequence ATGTCTACGGTACCTGGGGCTAGGCAGACGGCGGCGCTGCCGCCGGCCGCGGACCCCATGGCGCCGACGCCGTTCTGCGTCCGGCGGACCCGGCGCGAGAGCCACGACGTCGTGACGCTCGAGGCCGAGCCGGCGGCCGGCTCCGGGGAGTTCGTCTTTGCGCCGGGCCAGTTCAACATGCTCTACCTGTTCGGGCACGGCGAGGCCGCGATCTCGATCAGCGGGGATCCGGCGACCCCGCAGGTGCTGGTGCACACCGTCCGGGCCGTCGGCTCGGTGACCGACGCCCTCTGCCATCTCCGGAAGGGGCAGGTGCTCGGCGTCCGCGGTCCGTTCGGGAGCGGCTGGCCCGTGGACGAGGCGGCCGGCGGCGACCTGGTGATCGTCGCCGGCGGCGTCGGCCTGCCGCCGTTGCGGCCCGTGCTCTACCGTGTGCTCGCGCAGCGAGACCGCTACCGGCGGGTCGCGCTCCTCTACGGGGCGCGCACGCCCGCCGACCTGTTGTACCAGCGGGAGGTCGCCCGCTGGCGCGGCCGGTTCGACGTGCAGGTCGAGGCGACCGTGGACGCGGCGCCGTCCGAGTCGTGGCGAGGGCACGTGGGCGTCGTGACCACGCTCATCGCCCGCGCGGAGTTCGAGCCGGCGGCGACCACGGTCATGGTGTGCGGTCCCGAGGTGATGATGCGCTTTGCGATCGCCGACGTGCTCGGCCGCGGGGTGCCCCCGGGCCGCATCTACCTGTCGATGGAGCGGAACATGAAGTGCGCGATCGGATTCTGTGGGCACTGCCAGCTCGGACCCACCTTCGTCTGTCGGGACGGGCCGGTGTTTCGGTACGACCGCGTGGAGCCGCTGCTGCGGGTGCGAGAACTCTGA
- a CDS encoding cyclic nucleotide-binding domain-containing protein, which yields MREIDDLLADHPFFRGLPPDDLALIAGCASNVRFDGGSYLFHEGDPSDRFYLIRHGRVAIEISSPGRGRMTISTLGPGEMLGWSWLVPPYRKQSDSRALELVRATAFDGACIRKKCEEDPRLGYELLKRFAQIIGQRLRATRMQLLDVYGTWG from the coding sequence ATGCGCGAGATTGATGATCTTCTTGCAGACCACCCGTTCTTCCGCGGTCTTCCGCCGGACGATCTCGCGTTGATCGCGGGATGCGCATCCAACGTGCGCTTCGACGGCGGCAGCTACCTGTTCCACGAGGGCGATCCTTCGGACCGGTTCTATCTGATCCGGCACGGACGGGTCGCGATCGAGATCTCATCGCCCGGACGCGGCCGCATGACGATCTCGACCCTCGGGCCGGGGGAGATGCTCGGCTGGTCCTGGCTCGTGCCGCCGTACCGCAAGCAGTCGGATTCGCGGGCGCTCGAGTTGGTGCGCGCGACGGCGTTCGACGGCGCCTGCATTCGCAAGAAGTGCGAGGAGGACCCTCGGCTGGGCTACGAGCTCCTCAAGCGGTTCGCGCAGATCATCGGGCAACGACTTCGCGCGACCCGGATGCAGTTGTTGGATGTCTACGGTACCTGGGGCTAG
- a CDS encoding 4Fe-4S dicluster domain-containing protein yields MSEHDAPGPFVLTLEGLGVLFDSLRRRGYRLIGPTLADGAIAYGEIETPADLPVGWTDEQEAGTYRVRRRDDQAVFGYVVGPHSWKKFLFPPAVRLWNARRTETGGFVMEEQPAEPPRYAFIGVRSCELHAIAIQDRVFLHGPHVDPVYRARREGAFIVAVNCGQAGGTCFCVSMKTGPKAQSGFDLAVTEIQDGGRHRFLVEVGSERGAEVLADVPRTDADAEDRGAAQQAVDRAAAQMGRTMDTTDIKDLLYRNYEHPRWAEVADRCLTCGNCTMACPTCFCTTVEDTSDLTGDHAERWRKWDSCFTMDFSYIHGGSVRSSARSRYRQWMTHKLATWIDQFGSSGCVGCGRCITWCPVGIDITEELRAIRESEPRPSAAPAQEDDHARD; encoded by the coding sequence ATGTCAGAGCATGACGCACCGGGGCCGTTCGTTCTCACGCTGGAGGGTCTCGGCGTATTGTTCGACTCGCTGCGTCGCCGCGGGTACCGCCTGATCGGGCCAACGCTCGCGGACGGCGCGATCGCGTACGGCGAGATCGAGACGCCCGCGGACCTCCCGGTGGGCTGGACCGACGAACAGGAGGCCGGAACGTACCGCGTGCGACGTCGGGACGACCAGGCGGTGTTTGGCTACGTCGTCGGCCCCCACTCGTGGAAGAAGTTCCTGTTTCCTCCGGCCGTGCGGCTGTGGAACGCCCGTCGCACGGAGACCGGGGGCTTCGTAATGGAAGAGCAACCCGCCGAGCCACCGCGCTACGCGTTCATCGGCGTGCGGTCCTGCGAGCTTCACGCGATCGCGATCCAGGACCGGGTGTTTCTCCACGGCCCACACGTCGACCCCGTGTATCGGGCGCGCCGGGAGGGCGCGTTCATCGTGGCGGTCAACTGCGGGCAGGCCGGCGGGACCTGCTTCTGCGTCTCGATGAAGACGGGGCCGAAGGCCCAGTCGGGATTCGACCTGGCTGTCACCGAGATCCAAGACGGCGGCCGGCACCGGTTTCTGGTCGAGGTCGGCTCGGAGCGCGGCGCCGAGGTGCTCGCAGACGTGCCTCGCACCGATGCGGACGCAGAGGACCGAGGCGCGGCACAGCAGGCGGTCGACCGCGCGGCCGCGCAGATGGGCCGCACGATGGATACCACGGATATCAAGGACCTCCTGTACCGCAACTACGAGCACCCGCGTTGGGCCGAGGTCGCCGATCGGTGTCTCACCTGCGGCAACTGCACGATGGCCTGTCCAACCTGCTTCTGCACGACCGTCGAGGACACGTCCGATCTGACCGGCGACCACGCCGAGCGGTGGCGGAAGTGGGATTCCTGCTTCACGATGGACTTTTCCTACATCCACGGCGGGTCCGTGCGCAGTTCAGCGCGGTCGCGGTATCGTCAGTGGATGACCCACAAACTCGCGACCTGGATCGATCAGTTCGGATCATCCGGCTGCGTGGGGTGCGGCCGGTGCATTACGTGGTGCCCGGTCGGGATCGACATCACGGAGGAACTCCGGGCCATCCGTGAGAGCGAGCCGCGGCCGTCCGCGGCCCCGGCACAGGAGGACGACCATGCGCGAGATTGA
- a CDS encoding universal stress protein: MKLLVATDGSPHAIRAAALAARLARELSKTEVFLVTVGHIPTFAMGGPGPDAMVDLEIVEQGLEQAGQGVLEQTKRQFEGISGSVTAAYRTGDPSAEIVKAAQEFGADMIILGSRGLGQIGGLILGSVSERVLHAAHLPVLVVR; encoded by the coding sequence ATGAAGTTGCTCGTCGCTACCGACGGATCCCCGCACGCGATCCGCGCCGCGGCGCTTGCCGCGCGTCTCGCCCGCGAACTCAGCAAGACCGAGGTGTTCCTGGTGACGGTCGGACACATCCCCACGTTCGCGATGGGCGGACCGGGGCCCGACGCCATGGTCGATCTCGAGATCGTGGAGCAGGGGCTCGAGCAGGCCGGCCAGGGCGTCCTCGAGCAGACGAAGCGTCAGTTCGAGGGCATCAGCGGGTCGGTGACCGCCGCGTACCGGACGGGCGACCCCTCGGCGGAGATCGTCAAGGCCGCCCAGGAGTTCGGGGCGGACATGATCATCCTGGGGAGCCGTGGACTCGGCCAGATCGGCGGGCTCATCCTCGGTAGCGTGAGCGAGCGCGTGTTGCACGCTGCGCATCTGCCGGTCCTCGTGGTCCGGTAG
- a CDS encoding CBS domain-containing protein, whose protein sequence is MRNLRAREIMSAPAVTVSPDTPVREVVTLMVRFGISGLPVADEEGRLVGIVTEADVLRKEERPQPTPPIVSWHGRSLWLERRVDQYQKLTGTTAGELMTENVLSATEDTHVRELVHLMLAHGVNRIPIVRDGRVVGIVSRADVLTVFLRDDEEIVNEVRRSLAQDAGIDPSALTITCTDGVVAVTGQIGRRSDRDLAVTWIRAVDGVIGVQAADFTYVVDDVALGRITA, encoded by the coding sequence ATGAGGAACCTCAGAGCACGTGAGATCATGTCCGCGCCGGCCGTCACCGTCTCGCCGGACACGCCGGTGCGAGAGGTCGTGACGCTCATGGTCCGCTTCGGCATCAGCGGGCTGCCAGTCGCCGACGAAGAGGGGCGGCTCGTGGGCATCGTTACCGAGGCGGACGTCCTCCGCAAAGAGGAGCGGCCGCAACCGACCCCGCCGATCGTCTCGTGGCACGGCCGGTCCCTGTGGCTCGAGCGCCGCGTGGACCAGTACCAAAAGCTGACGGGGACCACCGCAGGGGAGTTGATGACGGAGAACGTCCTGAGCGCGACCGAGGACACCCACGTGCGCGAGCTCGTGCACCTCATGCTCGCCCACGGCGTCAACCGCATTCCGATCGTCCGCGACGGCCGCGTCGTCGGCATCGTCAGCCGCGCCGACGTGCTCACGGTGTTCCTGCGGGACGACGAGGAGATCGTCAACGAGGTCCGCCGCTCCCTGGCGCAGGATGCGGGCATCGACCCATCTGCGCTCACGATCACCTGCACGGACGGCGTCGTCGCGGTGACCGGACAGATCGGGCGCCGCAGCGATCGCGACCTGGCCGTCACGTGGATCAGGGCGGTGGACGGCGTCATCGGCGTGCAGGCGGCCGACTTCACCTACGTCGTCGACGACGTCGCACTCGGCCGGATCACCGCCTGA
- a CDS encoding cytochrome b N-terminal domain-containing protein, translating into MGVVRRAWEAIDDRTGLSKVMGPVLRHPVPSSARWYYVFGSATLFAFLVQVVTGIALALAYIPSTSDAYQTLQFITHQAPFGGVLRGIHYWGASAMVFLIGLHMARTFLMGAYKYPREANWLTGVVLFMVTIVIAFTGQLLRWDQTAVWTVAVVAEQVGRIPFVGEAIAHFVLAGDTWGGQTLSRFFAFHVFFIPAVIFVFIGVHLWLVLHHGISEPPTPGRPVEPKTYRAWYHAMLDREGRPFWPDAAWRDVVFGVAMVTAVVLAAVVFGAPELDRPPDPTVLQADPRPDWYLLWYFGALALIPPDLENYFMILGPMIAGVVLLVIPFVSNRGERSPARRPWAVGSVLVVCLMIATLWIAGAKAPWSPAFDAAPLTSRVVGASGGPVAVGARLFHDKGCEACHAIAGRGGQRGPDLTDVGDRLTSAQMTWRILNGGTNMPAFANNITPQELDDVIAFLRSRTRR; encoded by the coding sequence ATGGGGGTTGTGAGGCGCGCATGGGAAGCGATCGACGACCGCACCGGCCTGTCGAAGGTGATGGGTCCGGTGCTCCGGCACCCCGTGCCGTCGTCTGCGCGGTGGTACTACGTGTTCGGGAGCGCCACCCTGTTCGCGTTCCTCGTGCAGGTCGTCACCGGGATCGCGCTCGCGCTCGCGTACATCCCGTCCACATCGGACGCGTACCAGACGTTGCAGTTCATCACGCACCAGGCCCCGTTCGGCGGCGTGCTCCGCGGGATCCACTATTGGGGCGCGTCGGCGATGGTCTTCCTGATCGGCCTCCACATGGCGCGCACATTCCTGATGGGGGCGTACAAGTATCCTCGGGAAGCCAACTGGCTCACCGGGGTGGTGCTGTTCATGGTGACGATCGTCATCGCGTTCACGGGTCAGCTGCTGCGGTGGGACCAGACGGCCGTCTGGACGGTGGCGGTGGTGGCGGAGCAGGTGGGGCGGATCCCGTTCGTCGGCGAGGCGATCGCCCACTTCGTCCTCGCGGGCGACACGTGGGGCGGGCAGACGCTCAGCCGGTTCTTTGCGTTCCACGTCTTCTTCATCCCCGCGGTGATCTTCGTGTTCATCGGCGTGCACCTCTGGCTCGTGCTGCACCACGGCATCTCGGAGCCGCCGACGCCGGGCCGCCCGGTCGAGCCAAAGACCTACCGGGCGTGGTACCACGCGATGCTCGATCGGGAGGGCCGACCGTTCTGGCCGGACGCGGCGTGGCGCGACGTCGTCTTCGGTGTGGCGATGGTCACGGCGGTGGTGCTCGCCGCCGTGGTGTTCGGCGCGCCCGAGTTGGACAGGCCGCCCGACCCAACGGTGCTCCAGGCCGACCCCCGGCCCGATTGGTACCTGCTCTGGTACTTTGGCGCGCTTGCGCTGATCCCGCCCGATCTCGAGAACTACTTCATGATCCTCGGCCCGATGATCGCCGGCGTGGTGCTGTTGGTGATCCCGTTCGTCTCGAACCGTGGCGAACGGAGCCCCGCCCGGCGGCCGTGGGCGGTCGGCAGCGTGCTCGTGGTGTGTCTCATGATCGCGACGCTCTGGATCGCCGGCGCCAAGGCGCCGTGGTCGCCCGCGTTTGATGCCGCGCCGCTCACGTCTCGGGTCGTCGGCGCCTCCGGCGGACCGGTCGCGGTCGGGGCACGCCTGTTTCACGACAAGGGGTGCGAGGCCTGCCACGCGATCGCGGGGCGGGGCGGTCAGCGGGGTCCCGATCTCACCGACGTGGGCGACCGCCTCACGTCCGCGCAGATGACGTGGCGGATTCTCAACGGGGGCACGAACATGCCGGCGTTTGCGAACAACATCACGCCGCAGGAACTCGACGACGTCATCGCCTTCCTGCGATCCCGGACACGACGCTAG
- a CDS encoding Rieske 2Fe-2S domain-containing protein, with product MSDHTTGAARRDGPEEVRRREFFSRLSLVLTAWAAAIVAIPFVGFLVAPLFERTAQVWRAVGPVDRFAVGTTSEVTFADSSPLPWAGVVARTAAWLRRDGEHRFIAFSVNCTHLGCPVRWLPDANLFMCPCHGGVYYNDGTVAAGPPPKPLPQYPVRVRNGQVEILTSPLPITTTVK from the coding sequence ATGAGTGACCACACGACCGGCGCGGCGCGGCGCGACGGGCCCGAGGAGGTGCGCCGGCGCGAGTTCTTCTCGCGGCTGAGCCTCGTGCTCACCGCGTGGGCGGCCGCGATCGTCGCGATCCCGTTCGTGGGGTTTCTGGTCGCGCCCCTGTTCGAGCGGACCGCGCAGGTGTGGCGTGCGGTCGGTCCGGTCGACCGGTTCGCCGTGGGGACGACGTCCGAGGTCACGTTCGCCGACTCGTCGCCGCTGCCGTGGGCGGGCGTCGTCGCCAGGACGGCGGCGTGGCTGCGCCGGGACGGGGAACACCGCTTCATCGCGTTTTCCGTGAACTGCACCCATCTCGGCTGTCCGGTGCGGTGGTTGCCGGACGCCAACCTGTTCATGTGCCCGTGTCACGGCGGCGTCTACTATAACGACGGCACCGTGGCCGCCGGCCCGCCGCCGAAGCCGTTGCCGCAGTATCCGGTGCGCGTCCGCAACGGGCAGGTCGAGATCCTCACCAGCCCGCTGCCGATCACGACCACGGTGAAGTAG
- a CDS encoding cytochrome c oxidase assembly protein, which produces MTVWRVLASTWSWEPSAVAGCAVLAGAYLGLAGRAAPRRAGWFLGGVAVLLLALNSPLDGLGDRYLFSVHMLQHMLLMLVVPPLLLLGIPPEWARAALRVPALRRAEGGLGHPVAAWVLGIGTMCAWHVPVLYNAALAHGLVHVAQHLSFLVTSTIFWWPVCAPLAEARLPALGAVVYLLAAALASSGLGIVLTFSPPGLYPAYLHPADPQGLLPTIRGGWGLSPAADQQLGGLLMWVPGGLVYLCAILGTLGRWYREADAEPFGAVDRPTAPDRGRKGSPRVA; this is translated from the coding sequence ATGACGGTCTGGCGCGTGCTCGCCTCGACATGGTCGTGGGAGCCGTCGGCGGTGGCCGGGTGCGCCGTGCTCGCCGGCGCCTACCTGGGCCTGGCCGGCCGGGCCGCGCCGCGCCGGGCGGGGTGGTTTCTCGGCGGCGTCGCCGTTCTGCTGCTGGCGCTCAACTCCCCGCTCGATGGGCTCGGCGACCGGTATCTTTTTAGCGTGCACATGCTGCAGCACATGCTGCTCATGTTGGTGGTGCCGCCGCTGCTCCTGCTGGGCATCCCCCCGGAGTGGGCGCGCGCCGCGCTGCGGGTGCCCGCGCTCCGGCGCGCGGAGGGCGGCCTCGGGCACCCGGTCGCCGCCTGGGTGCTCGGCATCGGCACGATGTGCGCTTGGCACGTGCCCGTCCTGTACAACGCCGCGCTCGCGCACGGGCTGGTGCACGTCGCACAACACTTGAGCTTCCTCGTGACGAGCACGATCTTCTGGTGGCCGGTGTGCGCCCCGCTCGCGGAGGCGCGGCTGCCGGCGCTCGGCGCGGTCGTGTATCTCCTGGCCGCCGCGCTGGCGTCGAGCGGCCTGGGGATCGTCCTCACGTTTTCGCCGCCGGGGCTCTACCCGGCGTACCTGCACCCTGCGGACCCGCAGGGGCTGCTACCGACGATCCGCGGCGGGTGGGGACTGTCGCCCGCGGCGGACCAGCAGCTCGGTGGCCTGCTGATGTGGGTGCCGGGCGGGCTCGTGTACTTGTGCGCGATCCTCGGGACGCTCGGGCGCTGGTACCGCGAGGCGGACGCGGAGCCGTTCGGTGCCGTCGACCGCCCGACCGCGCCCGACCGGGGGCGCAAGGGGTCGCCGCGTGTCGCCTGA